tgctaatatcactatgcatgggcgtagtcttgtctcacaatgattgctaagtatgcttgcactaactatgataatgctagactatatagttgagaataatataggaaatattcttgtagttcgttctaattccatgctaatgactttctagagtatctaattgaggtgcttatcatatttattatgtggctaagttatgctgatcagattaattatctttgtcactattcattacttcatatatcttttatgtgacacttatccctgtatgaaagagttagataaatattctcaattatacatgcaatgatagatactcaatctcatattctattctgtaatcaatattgatgattgttaatcccttcccagtggtaaaaatataaataacgatacctggaatacttcccggttaaaatgctacatcggtattaatctatgcgctagcagatctcattcattatttatttagaagagcaattgcatatttcaataccgcgtctctcttgTCATGCTGGGAATGCcagcttggcttaagtggtatgagagataggtttggcatttttggcaccgttatcagatttagaaaactaagtctacttttggtaatgatgttaagaatacccaacaaccccctgcagaaagagacaaacaccaaagctcgtgaaattctatcagataaaaccctaattctaggtgtttggtgcatattgatccttttccatgtttagttgatggttaaatttagcacttaaggatcgtcaacaatcCACTGTTTCCCAAAGTCTAAGAGCATTTGGTTCACTTTTGGTCGGCATCTGtagagtttgttactcttggagcttgctcctagccggctaggcatcgccctagagcttgccaaacttgtgtggcagccaagcGAAGTCTGTAACCTCGACCTGAAGCTAAGAAATCACCCCTTCCTCAAGAGGTAACACTCTTGTTGAAGAATGAGGGAAGGACAAGCCTTTGTGGTGAGTCGGTCCTagtgtgggcacctcaacaacgtggagtaaGTGTAGCCTTGTGTGGTGACCGCTGAACCACGGGGTAAAACTTTTTGTGCTATTTATGTTCTTATTTACTTGTGTTGTTGAGTTATTCTAGGGTTTGAGCTCGATCTACTGTGTGGGAAATTTAACTgatctaagtttcccaaagtctTTCTTGTTTACTTCTTTAGCTTTCTGTTaagaggccggcagtgccgccctatcTTGTGAATCTGATAGTAAGTGAAGTTGTTGAGTtgacaggcctattcaccccccctctaggccatccTAGACTGCCAGAGATCCTACAAGTGGTATCGAAGCAGGTTACTTCAGTTACGCTTCACCGCTACTCATGAGCCAAAAGGTGGTGGTGTGCTTGTCGAAGATGCTAGCAGCAGTAGTGATATGTCTCTTTCGACAGCAAGTAACACCACCCTCAAGGATGACAAGACCACtgatgtagaaagaaagaaagagagaaGAGTAAGAAGAGAAGCAAaaagaaaagcaaaagaagaacagCAAAAGCTCGATGAAAAGATGAAGAGAAAGGAAGAAAGAAGGCGTATACGTGAAGAAAGAGCCAAGAGAAGAGCAGCAAGAACAAAGAAAGAGGAGAAAAAGGCATATGATGTTTCATCAAGTGAACTATCATCTAGttcagatgatggtgatgatgatgcctCTTACAACATctccaagaaggacaagaagggcAGCAAGAAGAACTTGGACAATGGCAAAAAGAAGTTTTCAGCTGTATCCTTTAACTATTCTTATTTAACTAACCGTGATCAGAAGTCCTACATCAATGTGCCCACAGGAAAGTTACCTCATTTCGATGGGACTAACTTTGCCAAGTGGAAGCACTTGATGAGGGCCTATCTTATTGCTCTTCACCCCGAACTTTGGGAGATTGTGTGAAGTGGATTACAGCCACCCGAAGACTCAGAGCGTCCAACCAATGATGAGTTAGCTGTTGTCCATCTCAATGGTCAAGCCACAAGCATTCTTCTCAGTGCCTTGGATGGAAATGAATACAACCGAGTGATGAATGTTGATGTGGCAAAACAGATTTGGGATACTTTGCATCTTGCACATGAAGGTGTTGACAAAGAAGAGCAAAGATTGATTTGTTGATGGCAAAGCTCAATAGATTTGTGATAGTTGATGATGAAGGGCCACAAGAAATGTTTGATAGGCTAATGGCACTAGTTGGAAAGATTAGAGGCTACGGTGGTGATGAGCTAGATGATCACAAGGTAGTGAAGGTCATGCTAGAGGCATACTCTCCAAGAAATGAGACCGTAGTGACATTAATTTGAGATAAGAAGAAGTCTGAGCACTTCACACCAAATGATGTGCTTGGTAGATTGTTAACCTTTGACATGCAAAGATAAgaagaaaatgaaagaagaaggctAGGGGAGCTACAAGCCAAGTTGGAAGGCATGAAAGTCAAGGATCTAGCTCTCAAGGCAAAGAAATCAAATCAACAAGGCAGCTGCAGCAAATCCAAAAACAGCAAGCAATCACCAACAATCAAGCCCAAGAAAGCAAAGCAAGtgcaagaaaatgatccaacctCTTCCTCCTCAAGTGAAGATGAAAGTGATGGTGATGAATATGAGAAGATCAGTGATGTTGCTTTCTTCATGAGGAAGTACCACAAGGGATTGAAAAAGCAAGGGTATAAAGTTGTACCAAGGAGGTTCTCCAACAAGAAAAAGAGAATGTGCTTTGGATGTGGCAGCACCGAACATCTCATTGCAGCTTGCCCACTTGAAAATAAAGAGAGCACTCACAAACACATCAAGAAGGAAGGAAAATATGAAGGCAAGAAAAACTACAAGAGAAGTGGAGAGGCACACATTGGTCATGAGTGGGATTCAGCTCAAGAGACctcaagtgatgaagatgagaagATTGCTACCATGGTTGTCCTCAAGATGTCTTCTTCACCAAGGCTCTTCAACAACATGaccgatgatgatgataatcCCTCTCCCACTTGCCTCATGGCAAAAGACAAGAAGGTGAAATCAAAATCTACCTTTCTATCACTACCTCACAATGTCTCAAGTAGTGATCTTAGTGATtcgtctagtgatgatgatgtctCTAGTGATGAAGAAATAGATAATATTACAAAAAATCTGGATCCTAAGACTAAACTCTTTATCACCAAGATATTAGAGGAATTAGATGGTGTTCATGCTGAGCTTGATGCTAGAGATAATGATCTTGATGCACAAGAAAAGATCTATGTGTCTTGCAAAGAAGCACTTGTGGTAGAGAGAAGTGAGGTGGCTGACCTAAAGAAATCCTtatcaaaagaaaaggaaagacATGCTCTCACAAAGAAGGAAAATATTGCTCTATTTGAAAAGTATTGTGTCTTAGATAAAAAGCACAAAGAAAAGGAGTTGCAATATGACCTTCTTCGAGAGAGCCACTCACAGCTCACTAGTGCAAAGAATATCTCTAACTTCTCTAGTATTAAAGGTTGTGGTAAATGCTATAATCTTGATTTGAATATGTCTTTCACTAACCTTGCAAACATGGAAGTTATGAGAAAAGAGATCACTAGATTGAATGATCTGCTGAAGACAAAGTGTGAAGGTGCAGCAAGTGGCAAGGAAAATCAACCAAGGAAGTCATCATACAAGGATGGTAGACATCCACACATCAAAGATGGGCTAGGACATATCAAAGGTGGAAAGTACAATGGAAGAAAGATAATCAATGGCTATGAATGTGTCAAATTCATCAGTAAAGGTAAAGTTGGTACAGAACAGCCTGCACAGAAGGTGGCACACAAGTCTCCTCGAGCAGCAcagccagccaaggccggcagtgccgctgtgaaaggcggcagtgccgccccccACAGAAAAGGGAAGGCTACCAACTTTATCTCTGAATAGATAAAACCAAATAAGAAGGTGTATCAGCCAAAGAAGAAACCCTAGGATATAAAGAAAACCATTTGGGGAACACCAAACAAGTTCTCTCATCAACCAAGAGCATCAGCACAAAGGCAAAGTTTGAGTTCCTGTTTTGTGTTCAAGAACAACAGCAATGGAGTAGTGGTTGCCAAATATATTGGCAGTGAGAGAAACATTTATCTTAATACCTCAATTTGGGTACCTAAGTTTCTTGTAACAAACATGCAAGGCCCCAAGAATGTTTGAGGACGTAAACCAAGAAACTAAATTCGTTTTGAaggcatactcctccggtgggtcaagttgggtgcttgacagTGGCTGTACAAATCACATGACCGGAGAAAAGAGTATGTTCTCATCATATTCCCCAACTACAAATTCAAATGAGACAATCATATTTGGTGACAATTTTAAGGGGGAAGTGATTGGCCTTAGTAAGGTAGCTACTACACTTGATCATTCAATCTCAAATGTCTTACATGTAAATCCGTTAGGATACAATTTGTTATCGGTGTCACAATTGTGTGCAgctggttacaattgtctctttacggataagggtgtggaagtctctaggagggaggattcctctattgtATTTACAGGTCGTTTGAAGGGCAAACTTTACCTAGTTAATTTCAACAAAAGTAAAGGAAAGCTTgagacttgtttagtggcaaaatctagcaaggGCTGGTTGTGGCATCGCCGACTAgctcatgttgggatgaggaacttggccaaactTCTAAAAGACAATCACATTCTTGGACTAACCAATGTTGAATTTAAAAAAGACAGGATATGCAGTGCTTGccaagccggaaaacaagtagGCGTACCACACCCACCAAAGAGTATCATGACCACTACACAACCTTTGGAGTTGATTCACTTGGATCTCTTTGGACCGGTTGCTTACCTAAGTCTCAGGGGTAACAAGTATGGCTTagtaattgttgatgattattcacgtttcacttgggtgttctttgtGTATGATAAGTCACAGGTACAAGAAAAGGTGAAAATCTTTGTGAGGAGAGCACAAAAGGAATTCGGTCTCCCTATCAAAAaaatgagaagtgacaatggaaccgAATTTAAGAATACTCAAGTAGAAGAGtttcttgatgatgaaggcatAAAACATGAGTTTTCAACTCTATACACCCCGTAGCAAAATGGTGtagtagagagaaagaatagaacgctcattgatatggcaagaacaatgcttgatgaaTACAAGACCTCTGACATATTTTGGTGTGAGGCTATCAACACCGCTTGCCATGCAATTAATCGTCTCTACCTACacaagaagctcaagaagacatCGTATGAACTACTAACTGGTAACAAGCCCAAGGTGTCTtattttagagtgtttggtgtaagtgtttcatacttaacaAAAGAACCAAAACCTCTAAATTTGCAACTAAAGTTGATGAGGGTATTCTCCTTGGCTATGGATCAAATGAACATGCCTACCGCATCTACAACAAAACCTCCGGTAGAGTTGAAGTTGCTGTAGACGTGTCATTTTAAGAATCTAGTGGCTCTCAAGTAGAGCATCTGGATAAAAGTGTTGTAGGAAAGGAAGATCCACCGTGTGATGCAATCAAGCAGTTGGCCACTAGAGAAATCAGGCCATAAGAAGACAAGGAAACTGGAAAGGAGGATCTCCAAGATGATGCTGCAAAGTCTTCCGCTGACACTCTTGATGCAGATATGTAGGCCACACCTACTATCGACCAGCAGGGCGGCGGTGCCTCACatcagggcggcagtgccgcccctccCTCTACAGCAACAGAAGCAACACATGTTCAAGGACGTGATCTCTCACCTATTCTTGAACCTGAAGTAGATGTGGAGGCAGAAGATGATCAAGAAGAGGTGGAGCATCCAAGACTACGTCAAACAATTCAAAGAGATCATCCCGTTGATAACATTCTTGGAAGTCTACAAAAGGGAGTGTTGACTAGATCTCATTTAGCAATTTTTTGTCAACATTTTTCTTTTGTCTCTTCTATTGAACCAGATAAGATAGAAAAGGCGTTGGTTGATGAGGATTGGGTCTTGGCTATGCAAGAAGATCTCAACAACTttgagagaaatcaagtatggactCTTGTTGAGAGACCCAATACAAATGTCATTggtaccaaatgggtctttcgtAATAAGCAAGATGAAAATGGTGTGGTGACAAGAAACAAGGCAAGATTGGTGGCTCAAGGATACACACAAGTTGAAGGATTGGATTTTGATGAGAATTTACACCAGTGGCAAGGCTTGAAGCTATACGAATGCTTTTAGCCTTTGCTGCCCACAATAACTTCAAGCTGcaccaaatggatgtcaaaagtGCATTTCGTAACGGTCCCATACAAGAATTAGTGTATGTTGAGCAGCCACCAGGCTTTGAAGATCCCAAGTTTCCAAATCATGTCTACAAACTCCAAAAGGCGCTCTATGGGCTTaaacaagcaccaagagcatggtatgaatgcctTAAGGAATTCTTGCTTAAGAAAGGCTTTGAAATAGGCAAAGCTGATTCTACCCTTTTCACTCGCAAAGTTGGcaatgatatatttgtgtgccaaatatatgtcgatgacataatatttggtagtactaaccaaagtttttgtgaggagtttagtaggatcatgacaaagaggtttgagatgtccatgatgggtgtGCTAAAGTTCTTCCTtcgatttcaaatcaagcaattgaaggaagGAACTTTcattagtcaaaccaagtacaccctagacatgctgaagaagtttgacatggagaaAGCAAAACCAATCAAAACTCCCATGCCAACAAATGGACATCTCGATCTTGATGAGAAAGGAAAAGCCATCGACATCAAGGTATATCGTTCTATGATTGGCTCCCTACTTTATTTgtgtgcatctaggcccgatataatgcttagtgtgtgcatgtgtgctagatttcaagctaacCCAAAAGAGTGTCACttagtggctgttaagagaatcttgagatatttagtatacactcctaaccttggcttgtggtatcctaagggctccaagttcaatctacttggctattcggactccgattatgccggttgcaaggtagatagaaaaagcacttcgggaacatgtcaattccttggacgatccctagtgtcttggagttctaaaaagcaaaattgtgtagccctttccacAGCTGAGGCCGAGTATGTTGCAGTCGGTGCATGTTGTGCTCAACTACTTTggatgaggcaaaccctttGTGACTTTGGATATCGTTTTACCAAAATCCCACTCTTGTGTGACAATAAAAGTgccataaaacttgcaaacaatccCATAAGTCATTCAAGAACTAAACACATAGCGGTCCGACATCACTTCTTGAGAGACCATgaagccaaaggagatatcgaaaTTAGCCATGTGACCACCGAaaagcaactagccgatatcttcactaagcctCTTGATGAGTCAAGGTTTTGTGCTTTGTGTAATGAGCTGAATATACTTGATTCTCGTAACGTGGTTTGAACTCCAGCACACAACTTGTTTGATTTCGTAGTATGTATATGTAAAAATTTGCGAAAAGTTCAATTATGTCTTTCAAAAGCTCttaaaaatttgtctcaaaTATCATCAATATAGTTTGAATGTTTCTCTGTGTCTAGTCATGGTGTTTGAGTTGTATGTGTTCATGTCTAAAGCAATATGGAGAAGTTAAAGTCTATAATCTCTCTGCTATCAAGGAGGGCGGCAGTGCTGCCCTAAGCGGTTCTGGCTGGGCGCACTTGGACAGATACTCTCGGGCCCACTTCTCTTTCCTTCCTATAGTCTGGCCCATGatctctccctctcccctctcttCCTCATTGTGCCGCCCCTCTCTCTGCCTCTTTCCCTCACACACGGCTCTAGGGAAACTCTTCCCATCGCCTCTCTCTCTGCCGTGAGGAAGGAGGAAGGACTGCTGCTCCCTCTCCAAGGGGGGGGGGCATTCTTCTCTCTTCCCCTCAATCCAAGgaagcaaagcaaggtgaaacccTATCCGATCCCGATCTATGCAATGTCTTCTTTTTGGGCAAAGGTTTCAGTTTCTAGTGGATGGATGATGAAGTAGGAAGAGGTTTAGTGGATGGATTTGAATGGATTTGGTTTCTCTTGATATATTGAACGATGCCCTCCGGCAGTGCCGGAGCTTAAGGTCGACAGTGCCAGCCTTGGCAACTGCCTCACTGCAGTTTCAATATGTTGAAGGGAAGGTGAATCGATTAAAGTTCATAGATTAAATCTATTCTAGTTTGTTTGTCCATCCTCTTTAAGTTTATGCCCATCTAGACCTAGTCTGCTTATGAACTGTCTTAGAGATTGTATGATGGAttgtgggatagttgtaagataAGTTAAACAAGCAAGAGGAAGTAGATTACAATCTGTAGAAGTCTGCAGGGCGGCAGTGCTGCCCTACCCTAACCAGCACTGGTTAGGGAATAGCTGAAGATTGTGGTTTAACTCTTCTTGCTTGTCTAACTTGTTTTATAGGTGTCCTACTATCTACCATCTGTACAGTTTCTCATTTGGTTCAACTTTTGGCATAGATGGACCAAGGGAAGCGGAAAATATCCACCAAGCAACAAGTTCGCAGAGGCAGGGGAGAGGCAGCAGCTCTTCTTTGGAGATGATAGAGCAGCAAGGCAGCAGTATATTCAGCAAGAAGAGATGTTGCAGCAGGCAGGGTTCACCATCTCTCCTAGAGGTTGTCCTAGCACTGCCCTGCAcattgttgagtttgatgacagCTACATGAGGGACAACACTGATGAGTTTGAACTCAAGGCACCAAATGACATAGTGGATCATCCcttagttaattatgcagcAAGCTGGAAAGCTGTGGAGGAAGCTAGAGAGATGGATCCCTATGCTCACAGGAAGATAAGTGGTGTTGATTATCGTTTCTGGAATGTTTTTCATTCAAATTTCTATGCCACTGCTATCCTACCAGCTAGAAGGGGTAAGATTTGTGAGATGCATTTCATTGACTTTGATGCTATGCAAGAAAAAAAGGAGCCTGATTTTGATGCTGCAATCAAAGTATGTGATAAGTTTGAGCTTTCCACTCTCATGTCCTTTCAATATAACTAGAATAGGGAGATACTTGCCCAGTTTCATGCTACCTACTTCTGGAATAGAGATGATGATGAGGTGCATTGGATGACAGATGGCACACATTACAGGATTGATTTCCTCACTTTCTGCAGGATATTGGGTTTTGGAAACAACCATATAGCCTACTCTTGAATTCACAATGAGAGAAGGTTTGAGCCACATGAGGTGAGTTTTATGTGGGAGGATCCAACCCAAGTGAACAATAGGAGGACTGGGTTGAAGAGTTTCTATTATGTCATGAACAATCTGATCAGAATGacactcaacccaaaagacaatgcCACTGATTTAAATGGTCATATCACTAATGTGTTGTCCAAATTTCTAGAAGGGGACAAGTTTAATGTCCCAAGGTTCATATGGGTAGAGCTGGCATATGCTATGGATGATGGGAGGCGGgcacttccttatgctcctTATCTGATGTTTGTGATTGAGAGGGTGACTGGAGTCAGATATCCTAAGGATTGCTACCACACTGTGTACAACATCAAGAAAACTAAAGGTGGTAAAACAGCCCCACCTCCTACAGTAGAGAGCTCATACCATAGTGAGGGAGGTCCCAGTGTGCCACAGAGGAGAggtggaaggaagaagaagcgctTTTAGtagttggcagaatgggtgaaggctATTTTTGGCACTTGCTCTTACATGGCACAAAATCAGTATGATGATAGGATGGAGAGCAGGCATGCAATAAATGCAGCAAGAGAGGTTCAAGGGCTACCTCCTCTTCCACCCGTTGCTCCACCTCCTCAGTTTCCAGATCTTCCTCACCTATCTGACATAAAGTCTGATGAAGAAGAACATGGCAGCTATAAGAGGCACCTGGGGtatgatgatgatccagatcttcaggagacactAGGTAGTGTCTATCGGCAGTTCAGGGATGAGACTAGACAGCAGTGGGCCAGCACTTCAGAGGCTGCTCCTCGTCGTTCCACTCGTGGTTCTCGCTTCACAGCTACTACTCACCGTGGAGGTCGTGCTGTTATTGAGTCCGATGATGAGGAGGAGTGAGTTGGTCTTTCTctccttctcttttcttttctctttttggtacttgatgccaaaggggagaAAATTAGAGAGGCTGGAGGGGGGTCAATTCAATTAAATTAGTTAGTTTTTGTTTCAGATCCGATGAGAGTAGATGTTAGTTGAGAGTTTGAGAGTCGCTCAAAACTCTATTTTATGTAATAATTGCTTCCTACTTCTTTAAGTTGCTTCGGACATGAACATGTACTTGCTGTTTGCACTAaaacttgttatgtgcttatcTCACAAGATTGTGTCTGTGCTGCTTCTAGCTGTCTCTTTGTGCAGAGGCTGGCAGTGCTGCCCTCTGAGGCCGACAGTGCCGCCCTCTGACTCAGTTTTTATTTCTGCGTTGTGTTTTTCTGCCATATGCATACACGTTCTTGTTATGACACTATTTGCAGCACCCCACAGCAGCCATAGATATAGGAGGGATCCCAACAAAGCTAAAAGTATGAAACTTGGTCTTTCAAACCAAGAACGAGGATTCAAGACTCTATTCATACATTTAGGGGGAGGTCCTATGATCATGGCAATGTTTATCTCTGCTTTACTTATATCTTTTGTAAGCTCTAattgggttgtcatcaatcaccaacaagggggagattgtaagtgcaatcaagcccatTGTGGGTTTTGCTGTTGATCACCaccgaattagggaactaatgatCTTTAGTGAGATGACAAGTAGGCAACTAAGAACGGAGGATGTTAAACAGTTTGATGGGTCCCCAATCCAAATTGAAAAGGCTTTTCAAAAGAGGTTTCATGGAAGTTTTGTCTTTGTTTCTATTTATTCCCTGAGTATAGGAaaggccgtactatcaagagggactcTAGGTTTGTTGATCAAATGTCGAACCAAATGCTCAAATCTTTTGTTTCATCCTCAACCCTCAGTCAAATCAGTTACACTCTCTCTATGTTATCCTGACTGGTTTGactagggcggcagtgccgccctccttCTGGCCGTTGGAAGACAGGGGTATATATACCCCTCCTACTTGACCACAACGGTTATCTGAGCCATTTACTTCGTCTTCCTTCGTCCTAACCGTTACAGAACACCAGTGCtcacttctctctctctctcttccattGTTGCATCTCAAGCTCTCAAGCAAATCCATCATTCCAACCATCATTTCTTGAGTTAAAAGGTTGCAAACTTCGATTAGAGAGCAGATCCACTGTTTCCCAAAGTCTAAGAGcatttggttcacgtttggtcGGCATCCCtagagtttgttactcttggagcttgctcctagccggctaggcgtcgccctagagcttgccaaacttgtgtggcagccaagggaaATCTGTAGCCTCAACTTGAAGCTAAGAAATCACCCTTCCTCAAGAGGTAACACTCTTGTTGAAGAATGAGGGAAGGACAAGCCTTTGTGGTGAGTCGGTCCTAGTGTGGGCACCTCAACGTGGAGTAAGTGTAGCCTTGTGTGGCGACTGCTGAACCACGGGGTAAATCTTTTTGTGCTGTTTATGTTCTTATTTACTTGTGTTGTTGAGTTGTTCTAGGGTTTGAGCTCGATCTACTGTGCAACATATCTTCTGCAGGTTTTTGTGTTGGTTCTAGTGTTTACTAACTTGCAAGGAGCTGGGAAATTTAACTgatctaagtttcccaaagtctTTCTTGTTTACTTCTTTAGCTTTCTGTTAAGAGGcaggcagtgccgccctggtaggccggcagtgccgcactGTCCTGTGAATCTGATAGTAAGTGAAGTTTTTGAGTtgacaggcctattcaccccaccTCTAGGCCATCCTAGAGTGCCAGAGATCCTACAGAGATGTCCGCCCAGACCTGGGACGGCACGTCGAGGGGCTGCAGAAGTCCGGCTGGTTGCAAAGTCTCCGTCTTGTTACACTGACACGTGGTGCATGAACGCACCCAATCCCGGACCAAGGCGCTGTCACCTAGAATATAAAAATCAGCGCGGAGGCGGTGGAGTGTCTTCTGAATGCCCTCATGACCAGCCGAATGGGCTAGAAGAagagcttgatgccaaaggTCGCCATGGTCCGAAATGAAGAGATGAGAGCCATGGAGGATGAGGCTGGCCTCCAACCGCCACGGCTCGCCCAGATGTCCTGCCTAGAGACGTTGCAGTAGGAGCTGGGCATCCGGCGCCACAGCTATGGCGCGGTGAATGTCGTCGACGAAGGCGAACGAGGGGCTAGACAGGACATGCACAGCGCCCTACACAGCCGTCCCCTGAGAGCCACCGTCCATGTTGTCCTC
This window of the Sorghum bicolor cultivar BTx623 chromosome 7, Sorghum_bicolor_NCBIv3, whole genome shotgun sequence genome carries:
- the LOC110437276 gene encoding nucleolar protein 58-like, encoding MSLSTASNTTLKDDKTTDVERKKERRVRREAKRKAKEEQQKLDEKMKRKEERRRIREERAKRRAARTKKEEKKAYDVSSSELSSSSDDGDDDASYNISKKDKKGSKKNLDNGKKKFSAVSFNYSYLTNRDQKSYINVPTGKLPHFDGTNFAKWKHLMRAYLIALHPELWEIV